The Spirosoma radiotolerans genome has a window encoding:
- a CDS encoding FKBP-type peptidyl-prolyl cis-trans isomerase, producing MKFNKWMLASMASAVFVAGSATAQVKKSTVKKATPAKSATATKPATVGSALASTQDSVSYSIGIFMAQNLKQQGLNDLNSDLLMRGLQDALKGQSTLLTQEQCSQVMNGFMQKQMAVRNAEGMKASAENKKIGAAFLTENKAKPGVVTTASGLQYSVDKEGTGAKPTATDRVKVHYTGKTLDGKVFDSSVERGQPAEFGVNEVIKGWTEALQLMPVGSKWKLYIPSELAYGDRGAGADIKPGSTLVFDVELLDIVKQ from the coding sequence ATGAAGTTCAACAAATGGATGCTGGCCAGTATGGCGTCAGCCGTTTTTGTCGCCGGTAGCGCGACTGCCCAAGTAAAGAAATCAACTGTAAAAAAGGCCACTCCAGCAAAATCAGCCACAGCCACTAAACCAGCCACCGTCGGATCGGCGTTGGCTTCCACACAGGACTCTGTTAGTTATAGTATTGGGATATTTATGGCCCAGAACCTTAAACAACAGGGATTAAACGACCTGAACAGTGATTTACTGATGCGTGGCCTGCAAGATGCCTTGAAGGGGCAGTCGACCTTATTGACACAAGAACAGTGCAGCCAGGTAATGAATGGGTTTATGCAGAAGCAGATGGCCGTTCGGAACGCTGAAGGCATGAAGGCGTCGGCTGAAAATAAAAAAATTGGTGCGGCTTTTCTAACAGAGAACAAAGCGAAGCCTGGGGTAGTTACTACCGCCAGTGGTTTGCAGTACTCGGTCGACAAAGAAGGAACCGGCGCTAAACCAACGGCTACGGATCGGGTAAAAGTACATTATACTGGCAAAACGCTGGATGGTAAGGTTTTTGACAGTTCGGTAGAACGTGGCCAGCCTGCCGAATTCGGTGTGAATGAAGTGATTAAAGGATGGACAGAAGCCTTGCAATTGATGCCTGTTGGCTCAAAATGGAAACTGTACATCCCGTCTGAATTAGCGTATGGAGACCGGGGTGCCGGAGCCGATATAAAACCCGGCTCAACATTAGTCTTCGACGTAGAGTTGCTTGACATTGTTAAACAATAG
- a CDS encoding DUF4290 domain-containing protein, whose product MKEYGSSIQKLVDNMVNIDDRSTRTRYAHILIELMRQIHPNMKDGQDYYNKLWDDLYIMSNFTLDVDSPYPPPSEEALGKKPQRVPYNTHHLKFKHFGRNVDLLIAKAVSLEEPEERRAFVSYLTRLMRTFYQAWNKESVEDETIYQSLIELSNGKLYDDIKLIREEGLVEATPRERTGDQPQRIVNNNYRNDRNREGGIGQQGRRNDRDNGARNNNNRNDRNRDGGNGQQGRSNNRNDGSQRNFGNRNRNDRDGGPRDGGPRDGGPRDNGSRNDGPPRRRR is encoded by the coding sequence TTGAAAGAATACGGCAGTAGTATCCAAAAGTTAGTTGACAACATGGTCAACATTGACGATCGCTCAACCCGAACTCGGTATGCACATATCCTGATCGAGTTGATGCGGCAAATCCATCCGAACATGAAGGATGGTCAGGACTACTACAATAAATTGTGGGACGACCTGTATATTATGTCCAACTTTACCCTCGATGTCGACAGCCCTTATCCGCCCCCATCGGAAGAAGCGCTGGGCAAAAAACCGCAACGGGTTCCTTATAATACGCATCACCTGAAGTTTAAACATTTCGGCCGAAATGTAGATTTACTGATCGCTAAGGCTGTTTCGCTGGAAGAGCCCGAAGAGCGACGTGCCTTTGTTTCCTACCTGACGCGCTTGATGCGTACCTTCTATCAGGCGTGGAACAAAGAGTCCGTTGAAGACGAAACGATTTATCAAAGCCTGATCGAACTCTCGAACGGTAAACTCTACGACGACATAAAACTCATTCGGGAAGAAGGGCTTGTTGAAGCAACGCCCCGTGAGCGTACTGGCGATCAGCCTCAGCGTATCGTCAATAACAATTACCGGAATGACCGAAACCGGGAAGGCGGCATTGGGCAACAGGGGCGCCGGAACGACCGGGACAACGGAGCTCGCAACAATAATAACCGGAATGATCGGAACCGGGATGGCGGGAATGGCCAGCAGGGACGGTCAAACAACCGGAACGATGGCTCACAGCGTAATTTTGGCAACCGGAATCGCAATGACCGCGATGGCGGACCACGCGATGGCGGACCACGCGATGGCGGACCACGCGATAACGGGTCACGTAATGACGGGCCACCTCGCAGACGGCGGTAG
- a CDS encoding bacteriorhodopsin, with protein MEIADSFVPTAGVVGVFPLVTYFLLIVATYSFLGTFIFALASRPGIPLHQAQNLAPLLTAIVAAISGLSYYRIQGYYHDLLADLVTVANPSDRQVLIRESYNAIGQFRYMDWAITIPLLLIQVALVTKLQPAIRTQILTRLVAGSFFMVLTSYIGHQQLAFDNEIQVGPKLVWGAIAMLGYGVVLHTLVKLWKQLISQAQPDLSFKYRQIAYALGILGVIYPLGYFLTCTAIDFNWIHIAYTIADVSTKIGIGLIISFAPLTVNPTNE; from the coding sequence ATGGAAATAGCTGATTCTTTTGTTCCAACGGCGGGCGTCGTTGGTGTTTTTCCGTTAGTCACGTACTTTCTGCTGATCGTGGCTACGTATAGTTTTCTGGGTACATTCATTTTTGCGCTGGCCTCACGCCCAGGTATACCGTTACACCAGGCCCAGAATCTAGCCCCTCTTCTGACTGCTATTGTGGCGGCCATCTCCGGTCTCTCTTATTACCGAATTCAAGGCTATTACCACGATCTGCTGGCCGACCTGGTAACGGTAGCCAATCCTAGCGACAGGCAGGTACTCATACGCGAGTCATACAACGCCATTGGCCAATTTCGCTATATGGATTGGGCAATCACCATTCCACTGCTATTGATTCAGGTGGCTTTAGTGACCAAACTTCAGCCAGCTATTCGTACACAGATACTGACCCGATTGGTAGCAGGCAGTTTCTTTATGGTATTAACGAGCTATATTGGCCATCAACAACTCGCTTTTGATAACGAAATCCAGGTCGGTCCCAAATTGGTGTGGGGAGCCATTGCCATGCTTGGGTATGGTGTTGTTCTGCACACCTTAGTCAAGCTCTGGAAGCAGCTTATCAGCCAGGCACAGCCTGATTTGTCTTTTAAATATCGGCAGATTGCCTACGCACTTGGTATTTTGGGGGTTATTTATCCCCTTGGCTACTTTCTGACATGCACTGCTATTGACTTTAATTGGATTCATATAGCCTACACGATTGCCGATGTTAGTACTAAAATCGGGATAGGCCTGATCATTTCCTTCGCGCCCCTGACTGTCAACCCCACAAACGAATGA
- a CDS encoding carboxy terminal-processing peptidase: MKKYLVTLVPVLMLSFQPDSPSNGAPGVDAPSTAHGSALSSPTSATAADDLQPSISQEKVETLVAKLLTTYHYRKVRLNDSLSSVVWDNYLKEVDGNKAYLLASDVASFEKYRYQIDDALVNGDLTAAYDLFNVYRKRYQERSAFIKEQIKKPFTFTADETFNTDREKAPWPKTVEEQNDLWTKILKNQELELRLGNRKDSAVVALMNQRYTNLDKAINRVKSADVFQMYMNSFAEALDPHTNYLSPTNADRFNQEMSQSLEGIGAMLREDGDYIRITDVLPGGPAFKSKLLNKEDKIAGVAQGDNGPMVNTMNWQVDEVVKLIKGPKGTVVRLQVLSPNALAGAPPKEIRLVREKIKLEEQRAKKEVIEVTDNGKPFKIGVINIPMFYRDFEGARKREEGFSSTTSDVKKFVEELKGEKVDGIVIDLRDNGGGSLTEAIDLTGIFIPKGPVVQVKESTGETEVYSDKDGGTVVYDGPLAVLVNRFSASASEIFAAAIQDYKRGVIVGGQTFGKGTVQTLIDLNQWLPKEPEKVGQVKMTIQKFYRINGSSTQHKGVTPDIQLPSAFSAEEYGESSQPSALPWDQINTTRYEQSRGLDDKILSRLRDRFDQRLKSDPELKQLAQDLADFKKAKENTVVSLQESKRRKERDEAERKRAAANKVSQASAPVDETGTPAASTTAATPKKKKDLYLNEAGLVLADYIMAAHLAVNK, from the coding sequence ATGAAAAAGTATCTGGTAACCCTAGTACCCGTGCTGATGCTGAGCTTTCAGCCGGATTCACCATCGAATGGCGCGCCCGGCGTGGACGCGCCGAGTACAGCGCATGGCAGTGCGCTATCATCGCCCACATCAGCCACTGCCGCCGACGATCTCCAGCCGTCTATTTCGCAGGAGAAAGTGGAAACGCTCGTGGCAAAGTTGCTGACCACTTACCATTACCGCAAAGTACGGCTCAACGATTCGCTGTCGTCCGTTGTTTGGGATAATTACCTGAAAGAAGTAGACGGTAATAAAGCCTATCTGTTGGCGTCGGATGTAGCCTCGTTCGAGAAATACCGCTATCAGATTGATGATGCGCTCGTTAATGGCGATCTGACCGCGGCTTATGACTTGTTCAATGTGTACCGCAAACGATACCAGGAACGCAGTGCTTTTATTAAAGAGCAAATAAAGAAGCCTTTCACTTTCACCGCCGACGAGACGTTTAATACCGATCGGGAAAAAGCACCGTGGCCTAAAACGGTAGAAGAACAAAATGATTTGTGGACTAAGATCCTGAAAAACCAGGAGTTGGAACTACGGCTGGGCAACCGGAAAGATAGCGCTGTTGTGGCCTTGATGAACCAACGGTACACGAACCTGGACAAAGCGATCAATCGAGTGAAGAGTGCCGATGTATTCCAGATGTACATGAACTCGTTTGCCGAGGCTCTCGACCCACATACGAACTATTTGTCGCCAACCAACGCCGATCGTTTCAATCAGGAAATGAGCCAGTCGCTGGAAGGGATCGGGGCCATGCTTCGCGAGGACGGTGATTACATTCGTATTACTGATGTGCTGCCTGGTGGTCCAGCCTTTAAAAGCAAACTGCTCAATAAAGAAGACAAGATTGCAGGTGTAGCGCAGGGCGATAATGGCCCAATGGTTAACACCATGAACTGGCAGGTCGATGAGGTTGTCAAGTTGATCAAAGGCCCTAAAGGCACGGTTGTCCGCTTGCAGGTTCTCTCGCCGAATGCGTTAGCCGGTGCGCCACCAAAAGAAATCCGACTGGTGCGTGAGAAGATAAAGCTGGAAGAGCAACGGGCGAAAAAAGAAGTGATCGAGGTGACTGACAATGGGAAGCCGTTTAAGATTGGTGTCATCAACATCCCGATGTTCTACCGCGATTTTGAAGGTGCCCGCAAACGGGAAGAAGGTTTCAGCAGCACCACAAGCGACGTTAAGAAGTTTGTGGAAGAACTAAAAGGCGAGAAAGTAGACGGCATTGTGATTGACCTTCGTGACAATGGCGGTGGTTCCTTGACCGAAGCCATCGACCTGACGGGCATATTTATTCCAAAAGGCCCTGTTGTACAGGTAAAAGAATCGACTGGCGAGACGGAAGTATATTCGGATAAAGACGGCGGTACGGTTGTTTACGATGGTCCGTTGGCCGTACTGGTAAACCGCTTTAGTGCTTCGGCTTCGGAGATATTTGCGGCTGCCATTCAGGATTACAAACGGGGTGTCATTGTGGGTGGACAAACGTTCGGTAAAGGAACCGTACAAACGCTCATTGACCTGAACCAGTGGTTGCCCAAAGAGCCAGAAAAAGTTGGTCAGGTAAAAATGACCATCCAGAAGTTCTACCGCATCAATGGTAGCAGCACACAGCACAAAGGCGTAACGCCGGATATTCAGTTGCCATCGGCTTTCTCGGCAGAAGAATACGGAGAAAGTTCGCAGCCAAGTGCCTTGCCCTGGGATCAGATCAACACGACCCGATATGAGCAGTCGCGTGGTCTGGACGACAAAATCCTGAGCCGTCTGCGCGATCGCTTTGACCAGCGGCTTAAGTCTGATCCAGAGTTAAAGCAACTGGCGCAGGATCTGGCCGACTTTAAGAAAGCGAAAGAGAACACGGTTGTCTCTTTGCAGGAATCGAAGCGCCGGAAAGAGCGGGACGAAGCCGAGCGGAAACGGGCTGCAGCCAATAAAGTGTCGCAGGCATCTGCACCGGTAGACGAAACGGGCACACCAGCTGCCAGTACAACGGCCGCAACGCCCAAGAAGAAAAAAGACCTGTATCTGAATGAAGCAGGCTTGGTACTGGCCGATTACATTATGGCCGCTCACCTGGCCGTTAATAAATAA
- the atpG gene encoding ATP synthase F1 subunit gamma translates to MASLKEVRARISSINSTQQITKAMKMVAAAKLRRAQDNITQLRPYAQKLSQMLGTVSAGAETASENPYKQARPVERVLLIVVTSDRGLCGAFNTNVVKGALTVMDEKYAAQARSGNVEIMAIGKKGAEAFQRRGFKVNTAHVDAFGSLSFATVRTAAEEAMEGFANGRYDVVEVIYNEFKNAAMQIVRTEQMLPIVSAEKPGSSGTGTPAAAINYIFEPSEEEIITELIPKTIKIQLYKAVLDSNASEHGARMTAMDKATENAGELLKELRLVYNRTRQAAITTEILEIVGGAEALASA, encoded by the coding sequence ATGGCATCACTAAAAGAAGTACGCGCACGGATTTCATCGATCAACTCGACTCAGCAGATCACTAAAGCCATGAAAATGGTGGCAGCTGCCAAGCTACGCCGGGCACAGGATAACATTACGCAATTACGACCTTACGCTCAGAAACTGAGCCAGATGCTGGGAACGGTTTCGGCCGGAGCAGAAACCGCATCAGAAAACCCCTACAAGCAGGCCCGCCCCGTTGAGCGTGTCCTGTTGATCGTGGTAACCTCAGACCGTGGCCTGTGCGGTGCCTTCAACACAAACGTGGTGAAAGGTGCGTTGACGGTGATGGATGAGAAATATGCTGCTCAGGCTCGTTCGGGTAATGTAGAGATCATGGCCATTGGCAAAAAGGGCGCGGAAGCGTTCCAGCGCCGGGGTTTCAAAGTCAACACAGCCCACGTTGATGCCTTTGGTTCGCTGAGTTTTGCCACCGTTCGGACGGCAGCAGAAGAAGCAATGGAAGGTTTTGCCAACGGCCGTTATGATGTTGTCGAGGTCATCTATAACGAGTTCAAGAATGCCGCCATGCAAATTGTGCGAACGGAGCAAATGTTACCTATTGTTTCGGCTGAAAAGCCGGGTTCGTCAGGTACCGGTACGCCGGCGGCTGCAATTAACTACATTTTCGAGCCTTCCGAAGAAGAAATCATTACGGAGCTGATTCCAAAAACAATCAAAATACAATTGTATAAGGCCGTTCTGGATTCAAACGCATCAGAGCATGGTGCTCGCATGACAGCGATGGACAAAGCAACTGAAAACGCGGGTGAGCTATTGAAGGAGCTGCGCCTGGTGTACAACCGGACGCGTCAGGCAGCCATCACAACCGAGATTCTTGAGATTGTAGGTGGTGCTGAAGCGCTGGCCAGCGCTTAA
- the murA gene encoding UDP-N-acetylglucosamine 1-carboxyvinyltransferase — MASFQITGGRKLKGELNPQGAKNEALQILCAVLLTKDPITIHNIPGIRDVNQLIDLLGDLGVWVTKIGESSYRFQASDVNLDYLETDTYKRKAAALRGSVMLLGPMLARFKKGRIPRPGGDKIGRRRLDTHFLGFEKLGAQFNYDANDGGYYQVDASNLRGTYMLLDEASVTGTANVLMAAVMAEGTTQIYNAACEPYLQQLSKMLNSMGAKITGVGSNLLTIEGVSELTGTEHTMLPDMIEIGSFIGLAAMTQSEITIKNCQIPELGIIPDQFKRLGIQMEFRGDDIFIPAQERYQIESFLDGGMMTVADSPWPGFTPDLLSIVLVTAVQAQGTLLIHQKMFESRLFFVDKLIDMGAQIILCDPHRATVVGLNRQIPLKGIRMSSPDIRAGVALLIAAMSAQGTSIIDNIEQIDRGYQNIDTRLNAIGAEIIRL, encoded by the coding sequence ATGGCATCTTTTCAAATCACAGGCGGGCGCAAACTAAAGGGTGAACTAAATCCGCAGGGCGCTAAGAACGAAGCGCTACAAATTCTCTGTGCCGTATTACTGACCAAAGACCCCATTACCATTCACAATATTCCGGGCATTCGGGATGTTAATCAACTCATCGATCTGCTTGGCGATTTAGGCGTATGGGTTACCAAGATTGGCGAAAGTTCATACCGCTTTCAGGCCAGCGACGTTAACCTCGACTACCTCGAAACGGATACCTACAAGCGCAAAGCAGCTGCCCTTCGGGGGTCTGTCATGTTGCTTGGACCGATGCTTGCCCGGTTTAAAAAAGGGCGTATTCCGCGGCCTGGTGGCGATAAGATTGGCCGCCGTCGCCTGGATACCCACTTTTTGGGTTTCGAAAAACTCGGTGCTCAATTCAATTACGATGCCAACGATGGCGGTTATTACCAGGTAGATGCCAGTAATTTACGCGGCACGTACATGCTGCTCGATGAAGCATCCGTAACCGGTACGGCCAACGTGCTCATGGCCGCCGTTATGGCCGAAGGAACAACGCAGATTTACAACGCGGCCTGCGAGCCCTATCTTCAGCAGTTGAGTAAAATGCTCAATTCAATGGGTGCTAAGATTACAGGTGTAGGCTCTAATCTGCTCACCATTGAAGGTGTGTCGGAGCTGACAGGGACAGAGCATACGATGCTCCCCGATATGATTGAGATTGGCTCGTTCATTGGTCTTGCCGCCATGACCCAGTCGGAGATAACGATCAAGAACTGCCAGATTCCTGAGTTAGGCATTATTCCCGATCAGTTTAAGCGGTTAGGTATTCAAATGGAGTTTCGGGGTGACGACATCTTCATTCCAGCTCAGGAGCGCTACCAAATCGAAAGCTTTCTGGACGGCGGCATGATGACCGTTGCCGATTCACCCTGGCCAGGCTTCACTCCCGATCTGTTAAGTATTGTCCTTGTTACGGCCGTTCAGGCGCAAGGCACCCTGCTGATTCACCAGAAAATGTTTGAAAGCCGGCTTTTCTTTGTCGACAAGCTGATTGACATGGGTGCCCAAATCATTCTTTGCGATCCGCACCGCGCAACTGTTGTCGGGCTAAACCGGCAGATTCCGCTCAAGGGCATTCGGATGTCCTCGCCAGACATCCGGGCGGGTGTGGCGCTGCTCATTGCGGCCATGTCGGCGCAGGGAACCAGTATCATCGACAACATCGAACAGATTGACCGGGGTTACCAAAACATCGATACGCGACTCAATGCCATTGGCGCCGAGATTATTCGGTTGTAA
- a CDS encoding MATE family efflux transporter, which yields MFRVQRPLSSLFLIYRAEFADTLRLSIPIIIAQLGVVLMGVTDNLFVGRLLGALPLGAAGLANSLSFLMSSIGVGGLTVVAALVSKANNQSGGPAAVNRLFRAGLRVALLLSVLVGGLSVLLAYNFSLFGQTPEVTRLARNFMLILSVSLFPLLVFVAARQLCDGLRYPRVAMAITLSALGVNALFNYVFIKGVGPFPALGLMGSATATLLSRVFMAGAMLVYVYQAPNFRAYLKKEFNSLPITAEAWTILRLGIPGGLTFFFEVATFSLAVVIVGWLGEAQLAAHQIAINMASVTYMMATGISSAAAIRVSAAVGQASRDGIWRAGIAAFLLSVSFMSITALVFLTASDWLVTLYIRDNPQVMAIAASLVIMAGFFQLSDGVQVVALGGLRGLSDVNVPTLITLFSYWIVALPLSYVLAFPFGMDAVGVWIGLLAGLSIAAVLLTWRFFRRASLFLGNSNPKPQTS from the coding sequence ATGTTCCGTGTTCAACGCCCGCTGTCTTCCTTATTTCTCATTTATCGCGCCGAATTTGCAGATACGCTTCGCCTGAGTATTCCGATAATTATTGCTCAGCTAGGCGTTGTTCTGATGGGCGTCACAGATAATTTATTCGTGGGGCGGTTGCTGGGTGCCTTACCGCTGGGTGCCGCCGGACTGGCCAACTCGCTTTCATTTCTGATGTCGAGCATTGGGGTAGGGGGCTTGACGGTGGTGGCGGCTTTGGTATCTAAAGCGAACAACCAGTCCGGTGGGCCGGCGGCCGTAAATCGCCTGTTTCGGGCTGGATTACGCGTTGCGCTTCTGTTGAGCGTACTGGTAGGAGGCTTGTCGGTGTTGCTGGCTTATAACTTTAGTTTGTTTGGGCAAACGCCCGAAGTAACCCGCCTGGCTCGCAATTTTATGCTCATTTTGAGCGTATCGCTATTCCCTTTGCTGGTCTTTGTGGCGGCTCGTCAGTTGTGCGATGGCCTTCGATACCCACGGGTGGCGATGGCTATTACACTATCGGCGCTTGGGGTCAATGCCTTGTTTAATTACGTTTTTATTAAAGGGGTTGGTCCGTTTCCGGCCCTGGGGCTGATGGGGTCGGCAACGGCTACACTTCTGTCCCGCGTGTTCATGGCCGGGGCCATGCTGGTGTATGTGTACCAGGCGCCCAACTTCCGGGCTTATCTAAAAAAAGAATTTAACTCGCTGCCCATCACTGCCGAAGCCTGGACAATTTTACGGCTGGGTATTCCCGGCGGACTGACGTTTTTCTTTGAAGTCGCTACTTTTTCGCTGGCGGTCGTTATTGTTGGCTGGCTAGGCGAAGCGCAGTTGGCGGCTCACCAGATTGCGATCAATATGGCCTCCGTGACCTATATGATGGCAACGGGTATTTCGTCGGCGGCCGCCATTCGGGTCAGTGCTGCCGTGGGTCAGGCCAGCCGGGATGGTATCTGGCGAGCGGGCATAGCGGCTTTTCTGCTGTCGGTCAGTTTTATGAGCATTACGGCCCTTGTGTTTCTAACCGCCAGCGATTGGCTGGTAACACTTTACATTCGCGACAACCCGCAGGTTATGGCCATTGCGGCCTCGCTGGTGATTATGGCTGGTTTCTTCCAGCTTTCCGACGGGGTGCAGGTGGTGGCTTTGGGTGGCTTACGGGGTCTGTCGGATGTCAACGTACCCACGTTGATTACCTTATTTTCGTACTGGATAGTTGCCTTGCCTTTGAGTTATGTGCTGGCTTTTCCGTTCGGTATGGACGCTGTTGGGGTCTGGATTGGCTTACTGGCTGGTTTGAGTATTGCGGCTGTCCTGCTGACCTGGCGTTTCTTTCGACGGGCAAGTTTATTTTTGGGGAACAGTAACCCGAAACCTCAGACCAGCTAG
- the atpA gene encoding F0F1 ATP synthase subunit alpha: protein MESVRPDEISAILRQQLAGTQTEAELEEVGTVLQIGDGVARIYGLSKVQAGELLSFDNGLQAMALNLEEDNVGAVLLGDYSEIKEGDTVKRTDQIAYVNVGDGILGRVVNTLGLPIDGLGPIQGELYQMPLERKAPGVIFRQPVTEPLQTGIKAIDAMIPIGRGQRELIIGDRQTGKTAVAIDTIINQKEFYDKGQPVFCIYVACGQKASTVKQVEQTLRKAGAMDYTVIVAANASDPSPMQFFAPFTGAAIGEFFRDTGRPALVVYDDLSKQAVAYREVSLLLRRPPGREAYPGDVFYLHSRLLERAAKINANDDIAKTMNDLPPSLKDRVKGGGSLTALPIIETQAGDVSAYIPTNVISITDGQIFLESNLFNSGIRPAINVGISVSRVGGNAQIKSMKKVAGTLKLDQAQFRELEAFAKFGSDLDASTKLTIERGRRNQEMLKQPQYSPVPVDQQVAIIYASTNGLLDRVPVNKVKEFESEFGMILSAQYPTVLNDLRAGKLTDEATAALKKVAADLSANY, encoded by the coding sequence ATGGAATCCGTAAGACCCGACGAGATATCAGCCATCCTTCGCCAGCAACTGGCCGGAACACAAACCGAGGCTGAACTCGAAGAAGTCGGTACGGTGCTGCAAATCGGTGACGGCGTAGCGCGTATCTACGGCCTCTCGAAAGTGCAGGCCGGCGAATTGCTGTCTTTCGACAATGGACTTCAGGCAATGGCTCTGAACCTGGAAGAAGATAACGTCGGAGCAGTTTTGCTCGGCGATTACTCAGAAATCAAAGAAGGGGATACCGTTAAGCGCACTGATCAAATTGCCTACGTAAATGTTGGCGATGGAATTCTGGGTCGTGTGGTAAACACCCTCGGCTTGCCGATTGACGGTCTGGGTCCTATTCAGGGTGAATTGTATCAAATGCCATTGGAGCGTAAAGCACCAGGCGTAATTTTCCGTCAGCCGGTAACCGAACCGTTACAAACCGGTATCAAAGCTATCGACGCGATGATTCCCATCGGCCGTGGCCAGCGGGAGTTAATTATCGGTGACCGCCAGACGGGTAAAACAGCGGTGGCTATCGATACCATCATCAACCAGAAAGAATTTTACGACAAAGGTCAGCCGGTGTTCTGTATCTACGTAGCCTGCGGTCAGAAAGCATCGACCGTGAAGCAGGTAGAGCAAACACTGCGTAAAGCCGGTGCTATGGATTACACGGTAATCGTAGCGGCTAACGCATCTGATCCATCGCCGATGCAGTTCTTCGCGCCGTTTACAGGTGCCGCCATTGGCGAGTTCTTCCGTGATACAGGTCGCCCGGCTCTGGTTGTTTATGACGATCTGTCAAAACAGGCGGTTGCTTACCGGGAAGTGTCGCTGCTGCTGCGTCGCCCACCAGGACGGGAAGCGTACCCAGGAGACGTTTTTTACCTGCACAGCCGTTTGCTGGAGCGGGCCGCTAAAATCAACGCCAACGACGATATTGCCAAAACGATGAACGACTTACCGCCAAGTCTGAAAGACCGGGTGAAAGGTGGTGGTTCATTGACGGCGTTGCCAATTATCGAAACGCAGGCTGGTGACGTATCGGCGTATATCCCAACAAACGTAATCTCGATTACGGATGGGCAGATCTTCCTAGAGTCGAACTTGTTTAACTCCGGTATCCGTCCTGCCATTAACGTGGGTATTTCGGTATCGCGAGTAGGTGGTAACGCTCAGATCAAGTCGATGAAGAAAGTAGCCGGTACGCTGAAACTCGATCAGGCTCAGTTCCGTGAGCTGGAAGCGTTTGCTAAGTTTGGCTCTGATCTGGATGCGTCGACTAAACTGACCATCGAGCGGGGCCGTCGGAACCAGGAGATGCTGAAACAGCCTCAGTATTCGCCGGTGCCAGTTGACCAGCAGGTTGCTATCATTTATGCATCGACCAATGGTCTGCTTGACCGGGTTCCTGTCAACAAAGTGAAAGAGTTTGAGAGCGAGTTCGGTATGATTTTGAGTGCACAATACCCAACTGTACTGAATGATCTTCGGGCCGGTAAATTGACCGACGAAGCTACGGCTGCATTGAAGAAAGTAGCCGCTGACCTTTCGGCAAATTATTAA
- a CDS encoding DUF305 domain-containing protein: protein MKTRQANLSIWALAALLSSSSLMACAQATTGAATASTAQASDPAKTTLLQPLQQMIAKMKKLQATGDPDFDYAFQAKIHTQGAQDLLKQEIQNGKDSSLKQMAKTMLAATDADINVLNSALTEIKPTRPNQAFVQQQSQNIEAMNLKLQQTGASDKLTSSLDSNFSNLLLDHRQDAIDMATTYLQYGKNSSLKAFAQQLVDKSKQQMSTMKAMSGTPK from the coding sequence ATGAAAACGCGACAAGCTAATTTATCCATTTGGGCGCTGGCAGCGCTGCTCTCCAGTAGTTCGCTCATGGCCTGTGCACAAGCAACCACCGGCGCGGCAACGGCTAGTACTGCGCAAGCCAGCGATCCAGCTAAAACAACGCTGTTACAGCCGCTACAGCAGATGATAGCCAAAATGAAAAAATTACAAGCAACCGGAGACCCTGATTTCGATTACGCATTCCAAGCCAAAATACATACCCAAGGAGCGCAGGATTTGCTGAAACAGGAAATTCAAAATGGGAAGGATTCGTCTTTAAAGCAAATGGCGAAGACAATGCTAGCCGCTACAGACGCCGATATAAATGTGCTCAATAGTGCACTCACTGAAATTAAGCCTACTCGCCCAAATCAGGCTTTTGTGCAACAGCAAAGCCAGAATATAGAAGCTATGAATCTGAAATTACAACAGACAGGGGCAAGCGATAAACTAACGAGTAGTCTGGATTCTAATTTTTCTAACCTTCTTCTTGACCATCGTCAGGATGCGATCGACATGGCAACTACCTATTTGCAGTATGGCAAGAATAGTTCATTAAAAGCGTTTGCTCAGCAACTGGTTGACAAGTCCAAGCAACAAATGTCAACGATGAAAGCAATGTCTGGCACACCAAAATAG